The genomic DNA TACTTTTTTTGCCGTTTCTCGTGCATGAACGATCCCGCCCCGAAGTTTAGAATACATTTTTTCGAAACGGATCGGGTCGGATTCTTTAAAGGAAAGTGCTGTTAATCCGGCATAATGACCCGTTTTTTTACTTATTTCATCGATTTCTTGCCGCATTTGCTTTAAGGTTTTTCCGTCCCAGCCAATTGGTTTTCTCGTTTTTGGAAGTATTTCATTAAGTACTTTAACCAATTTTGTTTCCTCCTTTTAATGTTATTTCAATTCTTTTAGGTGAAAAATACGATTTTCATTAAGATATGCTTCAAAACCAATTGGAACAACTAACGTTGTTGCCGTTGATTCAAGAATTGAAAATGCTTTAATCTTGTTACCCGGTAGCAGTTTTTCCATCTCATAAATTTTTGCTTCGATAAACTCTCCATCCCAGTAAATTTTTCGGTGTCCTAAAAATGCTTCTCCAGGAGGTGTTTCACTTGATAAAGGTTCTACTGGAATTTTTGGCTTGGCTACGTCAACGGTTCCACTTACGATTGCCCCTGTTATTGAATAGCCTAATTCAGGTGATAAAGCTGATTTTGCATAAACTCGTGTATATGCTTCTTCAAATGCTTCAACTAGTACTTGGTAGTCGTCAACATCTTGAAACTGCTTAATTGGCTTTTCAATTTCTAAGTCATTTAATTGCCCTTGATATTGCATTCGATAAAGAAGGCGGAAGTGAACATCTTCAGGGGAATATTCATTCTTCTCGAATTCTTCTGAAACTTTTTTCTTTAGTTCATCCCATGCTGCTTGTAATTCATTTCCCGCTTCAAGAATAGCGCTTTTTTCTGCTTTTTCTGTCACGTTAATATCTAATGTTTTATCGTAGCGGTATTCGAAATCGGCCGCACCACATCCAAACGCAGAAAATCCAGCTGCCCAAGCAGGTATAAGGACGTCTTCAAAACCGAGACCTTTCGTATAACCTGCTGTATGCAAAGGACCGCCTCCGCCATAAGAAAAACAAACGTATTGAGACGGCGAGTAACCTTTTCCAAGAATCATTGATTCAAGGTAGTTGCGAAGCTGAGACTCTAGTAGTTCTGTGACACCGTAAGCCGCATCCTCAACAGACATTCCGAGTGGATCCGCAATTTGAGTTTTCACCGCTTCGTAGGCGCGCTCTTTTGAAAGCTTAATGGCCCCGCCGATAAAATTATCAGGATTAATTAAACCTAAAACAACGTGACAGTCTGATACGGTAACCGTTTCAATTCCACTCTTTGGATTACAGACACCGACGCGCGACCCAGCGCTATCTGGTCCTAGCGTCAAATTCCTATAGTTAGGATCAATGCGAACAAAGCTTCCAGTACCCGCACCAGTTGTATCCATTGAGACGAGTGGTAAAGAAAGAACGAGCCGAGCCATGTCCGGGCTAGTATCAATCGCTAAATCTCCCTGTGTTATCAGGCCAATATCAAAGCTCGTTCCACCGATATCAGAGCAAGCAACATTTTTTAGTCCAAGTTTTTCAGCTAAATATTTCGCTCCTACCATTCCGCCAATCGGACCTGAAACGCAAGTTCGTGCTAATTCATTCGCTTTTATACTGATTGTTCCGCCATGGCTAGCCATAATCCGCAAGTCAAACTTAGTCCCATTGTTTCGCAGTGCATCGTCTATTTTTTCTAATGTTTTTCGCGAAGGTTCTGCTGCATACGCTTCCACAATAGTCGTATTCGTCCGATGCGATTCTTTTCGGACAGGATAATAATCAACCGTTGCAAAAACTTTAATAT from Bacillus aquiflavi includes the following:
- a CDS encoding hydantoinase/oxoprolinase family protein; translated protein: MAKSQILAIDAGGTMTDTFIIDERGEFVVGKAQTTPDDENIGLINSSKDALAQWNTSIEGEFPNLLAGVYSGTAMLNRLVSRVGRRVGLVLNKGTEDSHRMGRAIQSHLGYSYADRIHINTHHFDPPLVPRKWTVGVTERVDLFGNVVIPLYEDDIKPAIQKLLDEDVEAIVISLLHSYKYPHHERRVRDVAEEMIKKANKDIKVFATVDYYPVRKESHRTNTTIVEAYAAEPSRKTLEKIDDALRNNGTKFDLRIMASHGGTISIKANELARTCVSGPIGGMVGAKYLAEKLGLKNVACSDIGGTSFDIGLITQGDLAIDTSPDMARLVLSLPLVSMDTTGAGTGSFVRIDPNYRNLTLGPDSAGSRVGVCNPKSGIETVTVSDCHVVLGLINPDNFIGGAIKLSKERAYEAVKTQIADPLGMSVEDAAYGVTELLESQLRNYLESMILGKGYSPSQYVCFSYGGGGPLHTAGYTKGLGFEDVLIPAWAAGFSAFGCGAADFEYRYDKTLDINVTEKAEKSAILEAGNELQAAWDELKKKVSEEFEKNEYSPEDVHFRLLYRMQYQGQLNDLEIEKPIKQFQDVDDYQVLVEAFEEAYTRVYAKSALSPELGYSITGAIVSGTVDVAKPKIPVEPLSSETPPGEAFLGHRKIYWDGEFIEAKIYEMEKLLPGNKIKAFSILESTATTLVVPIGFEAYLNENRIFHLKELK